The Petropleomorpha daqingensis genome includes a window with the following:
- the rnc gene encoding ribonuclease III produces MGTFAAPGPLEGPDDGTSPAGPEHASTAAAWLHDALGVVLPGGLLALALTHRSYAYENGGLPTNERLEFLGDSVLGLVVTDELYRSQPDLPEGQLAKLRASVVNMTSLARVARGLGDGGIGPHLLLGRGEETTGGREKDSILADALEALLGAIHLGRGLDTAAAIVHRLFDPLLVQASTRGAGLDWKTSLQELAAGRGLGPPSYSVQDDGPDHAKTFTAAVLLAGTVYGKGTGRTKKAAEQEAAEAAWRALSAES; encoded by the coding sequence GTGGGAACCTTCGCCGCCCCGGGACCTCTCGAGGGTCCGGACGACGGCACGTCCCCGGCCGGGCCGGAGCACGCCTCCACCGCGGCCGCCTGGCTGCACGACGCCCTCGGTGTCGTGCTGCCCGGCGGCCTGCTGGCGTTGGCGCTGACCCACCGTTCCTACGCCTACGAGAACGGCGGGCTGCCCACCAACGAGCGCCTGGAGTTCCTCGGCGACTCGGTGCTCGGCCTCGTCGTCACCGACGAGCTCTACCGCAGCCAGCCCGACCTGCCCGAGGGGCAGCTGGCCAAGCTGCGCGCCTCGGTGGTCAACATGACCTCGCTGGCCCGCGTCGCCCGCGGGCTGGGGGACGGCGGCATCGGCCCGCACCTGCTGCTCGGCCGCGGTGAGGAGACCACCGGAGGCCGCGAGAAGGACTCGATCCTGGCCGACGCGCTCGAGGCGCTGCTGGGCGCCATCCACCTCGGCCGGGGGCTGGACACCGCCGCGGCGATCGTGCACCGATTGTTCGACCCGCTGCTGGTGCAGGCCTCGACGCGCGGCGCCGGCCTGGACTGGAAGACCAGCCTGCAGGAGCTCGCCGCCGGCCGTGGGCTCGGGCCGCCGAGCTACTCGGTGCAGGACGACGGCCCCGACCACGCCAAGACCTTCACCGCCGCCGTGCTGCTGGCCGGCACCGTGTACGGCAAGGGCACCGGCCGCACCAAGAAGGCCGCCGAGCAGGAGGCCGCCGAGGCCGCGTGGCGGGCCCTCTCCGCGGAGAGCTGA
- the rpmF gene encoding 50S ribosomal protein L32, producing the protein MAVPKRKMSRSNTRARRSQWKASAPSLTPCPNRACGQLKPPHQACPNCGQYAGRQVLSV; encoded by the coding sequence GTGGCCGTTCCGAAGCGGAAGATGTCCCGCTCCAACACCCGCGCCCGCCGGTCGCAGTGGAAGGCGTCGGCGCCGTCGCTGACCCCGTGCCCGAACCGCGCCTGCGGTCAGCTCAAGCCGCCGCACCAGGCCTGCCCGAACTGCGGCCAGTACGCCGGCCGTCAGGTCCTGTCGGTCTGA
- a CDS encoding YceD family protein: MPAPVPHRTSAPSSDARRSSGNPWVVELRELGRRAGSMQPFEKTLPAPEGWRVELIGVPVGAEVELRLRLESVMEGVLVSGEVDVPVVGSCARCLEPVEDTLELDVQELFAYEGSTTEETSEEDEVRLVEHDRIDLEPMIRDLVVLSLPLSPVCSDDCQGLCVDCGQRLDDLPPDHSHELLDPRWAGLAGRFASSPDGDENTEEN, encoded by the coding sequence ATGCCTGCCCCAGTCCCGCACCGCACCAGCGCCCCGTCGTCCGACGCGCGGCGCTCGTCGGGCAACCCCTGGGTCGTCGAGCTGCGGGAACTGGGCCGCCGTGCCGGGTCCATGCAGCCGTTCGAGAAGACGCTGCCGGCCCCCGAGGGCTGGCGGGTCGAGCTCATCGGCGTCCCGGTCGGCGCGGAGGTCGAGCTGCGGCTGCGGCTGGAGTCGGTCATGGAGGGCGTGCTGGTCTCCGGCGAGGTCGACGTCCCGGTGGTCGGCTCGTGCGCCCGGTGCCTGGAGCCGGTCGAGGACACCCTCGAACTGGACGTGCAGGAGCTGTTCGCCTACGAGGGCAGCACCACCGAGGAGACCAGCGAGGAGGACGAGGTCCGCCTGGTCGAGCACGACCGCATCGACCTCGAGCCGATGATCCGCGACCTCGTCGTCCTGAGCCTGCCGCTCTCGCCGGTGTGCTCGGACGACTGCCAGGGCCTGTGCGTCGACTGCGGCCAGCGCCTCGACGACCTGCCGCCCGACCACTCCCACGAACTGCTCGACCCCCGCTGGGCCGGACTCGCCGGCCGATTCGCTTCGTCGCCCGACGGTGACGAGAACACAGAGGAGAACTGA
- the coaD gene encoding pantetheine-phosphate adenylyltransferase yields the protein MRRAVCPGSFDPVTNGHVDVINRAAALYDELVVAVLVNPGKAGLFTVDERMELLREAVAHLPNVTVDSFQGLLVDYCRSHDIPVIVKGLRAVSDFEYELQMAQMNRELAGVETLFVPTAPQVGHLSSSLVKQIAQFGGDVSHLVPKAVHERLLAHREQAGGAGA from the coding sequence GTGAGACGTGCCGTCTGCCCCGGTTCGTTCGACCCGGTCACCAACGGACACGTCGACGTCATCAACCGGGCTGCCGCCCTGTACGACGAACTCGTCGTCGCGGTCCTGGTCAACCCCGGCAAGGCCGGCCTGTTCACCGTGGACGAGCGCATGGAGCTGCTGCGCGAGGCGGTGGCCCACCTGCCCAACGTCACCGTCGACAGCTTCCAGGGCCTGCTCGTCGACTACTGCCGCAGCCACGACATCCCGGTGATCGTGAAGGGGCTGCGCGCGGTCAGCGACTTCGAGTACGAGCTGCAGATGGCGCAGATGAACCGCGAGCTGGCCGGCGTCGAGACGCTGTTCGTGCCGACCGCGCCGCAGGTCGGCCACCTCTCCTCGAGCCTGGTCAAGCAGATCGCCCAGTTCGGCGGCGACGTCTCGCACCTGGTGCCCAAGGCGGTGCACGAGCGGCTGCTCGCGCACCGGGAGCAGGCCGGGGGCGCGGGAGCATGA